The DNA region AATGACGCTTAAGCTGCTCAAAACAAACATAACACCTATTATCGGCATAAGCAATTCGGTTTTAGAAAATACTGTAACGCAGGCTACCGCGCCGCCCAAAGCCAGTGAACCTGTATCACCCATAAAGATTTTGGCAGGATAACTGTTAAAAATAAGATAACCCAAAACCCCGCCCAAAACAGCCGCGCCAAAAACCACCTGATCAATATACTCATTGATGACCTGTTGATTAATGCCTTCTTCAGTTAGATGATTTATATATAACAGCTGTATAACACATATAAAAAACATATATAGCATTGTTACGCTGCCTGCTAATCCATCTAGTCCGTCAGTCAAATTAACGCTGTTGGTTATAGCAAGAAATATAAAAATTACAAAAGGTATTATGAATACGCCCAGATTAATTTCGTAAGAAGTAAAAGGAATAAAAATATTAGTACCTATAGACGGATTTCTATATATATAAATAGAAATAATAAGCGCAATGAG from Clostridia bacterium includes:
- the mraY gene encoding phospho-N-acetylmuramoyl-pentapeptide-transferase, which translates into the protein MIKIILQALIALIVAFLISALLTPFVIKVVNKFKARQTILHYVDNHLNKQGTPTMGGIAFILAVVVAMLFSRLHGAALMSVAVMVAYGVVGGLDDFIKIKFKRNLGLKAYQKIIAQTLIALIISIYIYRNPSIGTNIFIPFTSYEINLGVFIIPFVIFIFLAITNSVNLTDGLDGLAGSVTMLYMFFICVIQLLYINHLTEEGINQQVINEYIDQVVFGAAVLGGVLGYLIFNSYPAKIFMGDTGSLALGGAVACVTVFSKTELLMPIIGVMFVLSSLSVIIQVVYFKITGGKRVFLMAPIHHHFERKGIHESKI